A window from Citrus sinensis cultivar Valencia sweet orange chromosome 5, DVS_A1.0, whole genome shotgun sequence encodes these proteins:
- the LOC102628415 gene encoding enoyl-CoA hydratase 2, peroxisomal, which produces MAKSSGINPELLLSQKLPEKTFTYTERDAAIYALGVGACGRDAVDADELKYVYHENGQQFIQVLPTFSALFSFELEPSGAIDLPGLQHDPRLLLHGQQYMELYKPFPSSASIRNEACIAGLHDKGKAAILEIETKSYNAESGELLCMNRMTAFLRGAGGFSNSSQPFSYSKYQTIPVSVVKIPKSQPFAVFEDYTQPSQALVYRLSGDYNPLHSDPMVAKAAGFSRPILHGLCTMGFAVRAIIKFICRGDPNMVKNIFSRFLLHVYPGETLVTEMWLQGLRVIYQVKVKERNRSVLSGFVDVHRLASSL; this is translated from the exons ATGGCGAAAAGTTCAGGTATCAATCCAGAGCTCCTCCTCTCTCAAAAACTCCCCGAG AAGACATTCACTTACACTGAAAG AGATGCTGCGATCTATGCCTTGGGTGTTGGAGCGTGTGGACGGGATGCTGTGGATGCTGATGAGCTCAAATATGTGTATCATGAAAATGGGCAGCAGTTCATCCAG GTCTTGCCCACATTTTCTGCTTTGTTTTCATTTGAATTGGAGCCAAGTGGTGCCATAGATCTTCCAGGACTGCA ACATGATCCACGACTTTTGCTGCATGGACAACAATACATGGAACTGTATAAGCCATTTCCTTCTAGCGCTTCT ATACGAAATGAAGCATGTATTGCCGGATTGCATGATAAGG GTAAAGCTGCTATCCTTGAGATTGAAACCAAAAGTTACAATGCAGAATCTGGTGAACTGTTATGCATGAATCG GATGACTGCCTTTCTGCGGGGTGCTGGCGGCTTTTCAAATTCATCTCAACCATTTTCCTACTCAAAATATCAAACTATCCCTGTTTCAGTTGTGAAAATCCCTAAAAGTCAACCTTTTGCAGTATTTGAGGATTATACCCAACCATCTCAG GCATTGGTGTATAGGCTATCTGGTGATTATAATCCTCTTCATTCAGATCCTATGGTTGCAAAAGCTGCTGG TTTCTCTCGGCCAATATTGCATGGGCTGTGTACAATGGGGTTTGCAGTTAGGGCAatcatcaaatttatttgtagAGGGGATCCAAACATGGTCAAGAATATATTCAGCCGATTCCTTTTACATGTGTACCCTGGTGAAACTTTGGTCACGGAAATGTGGCTTCAAGGCTTGAG GGTCATTTATCAGGTAAAGGTAAAAGAGCGAAATCGAAGTGTGCTCTCTGGCTTTGTAGATGTTCATCGTTTAGCTTCATCGCTGTAA
- the LOC102627927 gene encoding uncharacterized protein LOC102627927 isoform X1 has translation MANETEDAPTNSASESHATSADVERNPTDEDKNEKLLNDAVQFLPTDAVKDLLSKEVCLRCIFRLFGMQVPICSSLSVKSLLCHVLGEQADLHQNISSVEPNICRSCLGILQFTYCGDKERVVENESACDFAVAIAELVKKEGHQIDSFSLEVSMPPTILENENKLSLYVKRKYRSEAWFKDRSISECSSTKDALKFALTNPLETLLDVKCGISTFHIRLTYSRVEASIRIQNFVEKIEGCKRRKVDAKNCLDTVKDKSAITGVENSVVSTTEVIPVDEKSSNGLQDNEPSETHEFPLKKVNEPCRLECLCFRTPIYFGGRYLKYSRNVSQTRWIIDEERMGEASIEEIIGGNILPMCRGDSYKFHAAGREDIDVRMLGSGRPFLFEIQNAREVPSELLVKEIESKINSLENKLVRVKNLKIVGSQGWTLMREGEAEKQKQYAALVWISRPLQDEDFQTISSLKETVRCYQILQKTPIRVLHRRSPLEREKIINWMKIEKIAGSSQYFLLHMCTQAGTYIKEFVHGDLGRTNPSIGSILGCRAEILQLDVTDVKMNCFLTE, from the exons ATGGCGAACGAAACCGAAGACGCGCCCACTAACAGCGCCTCGGAGTCGCATGCTACCTCCGCCGACGTGGAGCGTAACCCTACCGACGAAGACAAAAACGAGAAGCTTCTGAACGACGCCGTTCAGTTCTTGCCTACTGACGCCGTAAAGGACTTATTGTCCAAAGAG GTGTGCCTGAGATGCATTTTTCGCCTATTTGGAATGCAAGTTCCTATTTGTTCCTCACTCTCGGTCAAATCACTATTATGTCATGTTCTAGGAGAACAAGCAGACTTACACCAAAATATTAGCAGTGTTGAGCCAAACATTTGCAGAAGTTGCTTGGGTATCTTACAATTTACTTACTGTGGTGATAAAGAGAGGGTGGTGGAAAATGAGAGTGCTTGTGATTTTGCGGTTGCAATTGCCGAACTAGTAAAGAAAGAAGGACATCAGATTGATAGCTTTTCTCTTGAAGTTTCTATGCCGCCAACAATCCTCGAGAATGAAAATAAGCTTAGTTTGtatgtgaaaagaaaatatagatCTGAAGCGTGGTTCAAAGATAGATCAATTTCTGAATGCAGTTCTACAAAGGATGCTTTAAAATTTGCTTTAACAAATCCTCTTGAGACATTGCTG GATGTTAAATGTGGTATAAGTACTTTCCACATTCGTTTGACATACAGTCGTGTTGAGGCGTCAATAAGAATCCAGAACTTTGTAGAGAAAATTGAGGGCTGCAAAAGAAGGAAAGTAG ATGCTAAGAACTGCTTGGACACTGTCAAAGATAAGTCAGCTATTACAGGTGTTGAAAATTCTGTTGTTTCTACAACAGAAGTGATTCCAGTTGATGAAAAGTCCTCTAATGGTTTGCAAGATAATGAACCTTCTGAGACCCATGAATTCCCCTTAAAAAAG GTCAATGAACCTTGCCGCTTGGAGTGTCTTTGCTTCCGGACTCCTATCTACTTTGGTGGAAGATATCTGAAG TACTCGAGAAATGTGAGTCAAACACGCTGGATTATTGATGAGGAAAGAATGGGAGAAGCATCTATTGAG GAGATTATAGGTGGTAACATTCTTCCTATGTGTCGGGGTGACAGTTACAAGTTTCATGCTGCTGGTAGAGAAGATATAGAT gTTCGGATGTTAGGCTCAGGTAGGCCTTTTCTGTTTGAGATACAAAATGCACGTGAAGTACCATCTGAGTTGCTTGTGAAAGAAATAGAATCTAAGATAAATAGCttggaaaataaatta GTTAGAGTAAAGAATCTTAAAATAGTAGGCAGTCAGGGTTGGACCTTGATGCGTGAAGGAGAAGCAGAGAAGCAG AAGCAATATGCTGCATTAGTGTGGATCTCTCGCCCGCTTCAGGATGAAGACTTTCAGACCATATCTTCTCTCAAGGAAACAGTGAGATGTTAT CAAATTTTGCAGAAAACTCCAATCAGGGTGCTTCACCGTCGAAGTCCATTAGAACGTGAAAAGATTATAAATTG gatgaaaattgaaaagattGCTGGAAGCTCTCAGTATTTCCTTTTGCACATGTGTACCCAG GCTGGAACATATATCAAGGAATTTGTTCATGGGGATCTTGGGCGCACCAATCCAAG CATTGGATCAATTCTAGGCTGCAGAGCAGAGATCCTGCAACTTGATGTTACAGATGTAAAAATGAACTGTTTCCTAACTGAATGA
- the LOC102627927 gene encoding uncharacterized protein LOC102627927 isoform X2, whose product MANETEDAPTNSASESHATSADVERNPTDEDKNEKLLNDAVQFLPTDAVKDLLSKEVCLRCIFRLFGMQVPICSSLSVKSLLCHVLGEQADLHQNISSVEPNICRSCLGILQFTYCGDKERVVENESACDFAVAIAELVKKEGHQIDSFSLEVSMPPTILENENKLSLYVKRKYRSEAWFKDRSISECSSTKDALKFALTNPLETLLDVKCGISTFHIRLTYSRVEASIRIQNFVEKIEGCKRRKVDAKNCLDTVKDKSAITGVENSVVSTTEVIPVDEKSSNGLQDNEPSETHEFPLKKVNEPCRLECLCFRTPIYFGGRYLKYSRNVSQTRWIIDEERMGEASIEEIIGGNILPMCRGDSYKFHAAGREDIDVRMLGSGRPFLFEIQNAREVPSELLVKEIESKINSLENKLVRVKNLKIVGSQGWTLMREGEAEKQKQYAALVWISRPLQDEDFQTISSLKETQILQKTPIRVLHRRSPLEREKIINWMKIEKIAGSSQYFLLHMCTQAGTYIKEFVHGDLGRTNPSIGSILGCRAEILQLDVTDVKMNCFLTE is encoded by the exons ATGGCGAACGAAACCGAAGACGCGCCCACTAACAGCGCCTCGGAGTCGCATGCTACCTCCGCCGACGTGGAGCGTAACCCTACCGACGAAGACAAAAACGAGAAGCTTCTGAACGACGCCGTTCAGTTCTTGCCTACTGACGCCGTAAAGGACTTATTGTCCAAAGAG GTGTGCCTGAGATGCATTTTTCGCCTATTTGGAATGCAAGTTCCTATTTGTTCCTCACTCTCGGTCAAATCACTATTATGTCATGTTCTAGGAGAACAAGCAGACTTACACCAAAATATTAGCAGTGTTGAGCCAAACATTTGCAGAAGTTGCTTGGGTATCTTACAATTTACTTACTGTGGTGATAAAGAGAGGGTGGTGGAAAATGAGAGTGCTTGTGATTTTGCGGTTGCAATTGCCGAACTAGTAAAGAAAGAAGGACATCAGATTGATAGCTTTTCTCTTGAAGTTTCTATGCCGCCAACAATCCTCGAGAATGAAAATAAGCTTAGTTTGtatgtgaaaagaaaatatagatCTGAAGCGTGGTTCAAAGATAGATCAATTTCTGAATGCAGTTCTACAAAGGATGCTTTAAAATTTGCTTTAACAAATCCTCTTGAGACATTGCTG GATGTTAAATGTGGTATAAGTACTTTCCACATTCGTTTGACATACAGTCGTGTTGAGGCGTCAATAAGAATCCAGAACTTTGTAGAGAAAATTGAGGGCTGCAAAAGAAGGAAAGTAG ATGCTAAGAACTGCTTGGACACTGTCAAAGATAAGTCAGCTATTACAGGTGTTGAAAATTCTGTTGTTTCTACAACAGAAGTGATTCCAGTTGATGAAAAGTCCTCTAATGGTTTGCAAGATAATGAACCTTCTGAGACCCATGAATTCCCCTTAAAAAAG GTCAATGAACCTTGCCGCTTGGAGTGTCTTTGCTTCCGGACTCCTATCTACTTTGGTGGAAGATATCTGAAG TACTCGAGAAATGTGAGTCAAACACGCTGGATTATTGATGAGGAAAGAATGGGAGAAGCATCTATTGAG GAGATTATAGGTGGTAACATTCTTCCTATGTGTCGGGGTGACAGTTACAAGTTTCATGCTGCTGGTAGAGAAGATATAGAT gTTCGGATGTTAGGCTCAGGTAGGCCTTTTCTGTTTGAGATACAAAATGCACGTGAAGTACCATCTGAGTTGCTTGTGAAAGAAATAGAATCTAAGATAAATAGCttggaaaataaatta GTTAGAGTAAAGAATCTTAAAATAGTAGGCAGTCAGGGTTGGACCTTGATGCGTGAAGGAGAAGCAGAGAAGCAG AAGCAATATGCTGCATTAGTGTGGATCTCTCGCCCGCTTCAGGATGAAGACTTTCAGACCATATCTTCTCTCAAGGAAACA CAAATTTTGCAGAAAACTCCAATCAGGGTGCTTCACCGTCGAAGTCCATTAGAACGTGAAAAGATTATAAATTG gatgaaaattgaaaagattGCTGGAAGCTCTCAGTATTTCCTTTTGCACATGTGTACCCAG GCTGGAACATATATCAAGGAATTTGTTCATGGGGATCTTGGGCGCACCAATCCAAG CATTGGATCAATTCTAGGCTGCAGAGCAGAGATCCTGCAACTTGATGTTACAGATGTAAAAATGAACTGTTTCCTAACTGAATGA